A stretch of Borrelia turcica IST7 DNA encodes these proteins:
- a CDS encoding ABC transporter permease, protein MKVGGHRYKKIALECLNSPVFINFFALCLGFLILGLVVSLLGYSPFRMYYIIIEIMFSSPKHLGYILSYATPLIFTGLSVGIALKAGLFNIGVESQFMLGSIAALMAGLFFKLPPVLHVICVFLVAFIVSGSLGILIGYLKVKFNINEVISGIMFNWIIFHINNIIIDIPFIKKDNSDLSKSIRESAFIDFFGSWKLSPEGLAYRAENPFINDLLKAPLNFGIIIGIVLAVLIWVLLSKTILGFKISSIGHNIDASYRVGIDIRKVLLFAMFLSGALAGLAGAVQVMGVNKAIFKLSYMEGTGLNGIAVSLIANNSPIGIIFSSILFSILLYGSSRVQSLMGLSSSIVSLMIGIVVLVISASHFLNKMILEGIKSVKRNNIPN, encoded by the coding sequence ATGAAGGTTGGTGGTCATAGATATAAAAAAATAGCTCTGGAATGTTTAAATTCACCGGTATTTATTAACTTTTTTGCATTGTGCTTAGGATTTTTAATTCTTGGTTTAGTAGTATCTCTTCTTGGTTATTCTCCCTTTAGGATGTATTACATAATAATAGAAATTATGTTTTCTTCTCCTAAGCATTTAGGTTACATTTTAAGCTATGCGACACCATTGATTTTTACAGGTCTCTCGGTAGGTATTGCTTTAAAAGCAGGACTTTTTAATATTGGCGTTGAAAGTCAGTTTATGCTTGGTTCAATTGCAGCTTTAATGGCAGGGCTTTTTTTCAAATTACCTCCTGTGTTGCATGTAATTTGCGTTTTTCTTGTGGCTTTTATTGTATCAGGAAGTTTGGGAATTTTAATTGGGTATTTAAAAGTTAAATTCAATATAAATGAAGTAATTTCAGGAATTATGTTTAATTGGATCATATTTCATATAAATAACATAATTATAGACATACCCTTTATTAAGAAAGATAATAGTGATTTATCTAAGTCAATAAGAGAAAGCGCTTTTATTGACTTTTTTGGTTCTTGGAAATTGTCACCTGAGGGACTTGCCTATAGGGCTGAGAACCCATTTATTAATGATTTACTAAAGGCACCTCTTAATTTTGGAATAATCATTGGAATTGTTCTTGCTGTTTTGATATGGGTTTTATTAAGTAAAACAATACTCGGATTTAAGATTAGCTCTATAGGTCATAATATAGATGCTTCTTATCGTGTGGGGATTGATATTAGAAAAGTTTTGCTATTTGCTATGTTTCTTTCAGGGGCCCTTGCAGGGCTTGCGGGAGCTGTACAGGTTATGGGTGTTAATAAGGCAATATTTAAGCTTTCTTACATGGAAGGTACTGGTCTTAATGGAATAGCTGTTTCTTTAATAGCAAATAATTCACCAATTGGAATAATATTTTCAAGTATTTTATTCTCGATTTTGCTTTATGGTAGTAGTAGAGTACAGAGTTTGATGGGTCTATCCTCTTCGATTGTGTCTTTGATGATAGGTATAGTAGTACTTGTGATTTCTGCTAGTCATTTTTTAAATAAGATGATTTTGGAGGGTATAAAAAGTGTTAAACGCAACAATATTCCTAATTAG
- a CDS encoding ABC transporter permease, whose protein sequence is MLNATIFLISETLVNSQTLILAGLGGLISEKSGIINIGLEGTMALGAFVGATVAYFYGNPLFAIFVGGFAGVALSGLHVIFTIFLKSDQIITGMAINFLGPAIAMLFGIFIFGSSSTPPIDVKLPILFDGILDKKSFIFQIFGKRYSLYIAIICVILFHIIFKYTKIGLRIKASGEDPEVLESLGVNVVMIRVFCVFLSGLFAGVSGAVVSTVITSSYMQGIIGGQGFIAIVMLIFGKWRPFGILMGSFLFSFVRTLVVVVSQVSFFSLIVSPKVLIILPYVVVILSLMFFSKKNYAPKSLGLPYKQD, encoded by the coding sequence GTGTTAAACGCAACAATATTCCTAATTAGTGAAACTTTAGTAAATTCTCAGACCTTAATTTTAGCGGGTTTGGGAGGCCTTATAAGCGAGAAAAGTGGAATAATAAATATTGGACTTGAGGGAACAATGGCTCTTGGTGCATTTGTTGGTGCTACAGTTGCATATTTTTATGGCAATCCATTATTTGCAATTTTTGTTGGAGGTTTTGCGGGAGTTGCACTTTCAGGTCTTCATGTAATTTTTACTATTTTTCTTAAATCAGATCAGATAATAACGGGGATGGCTATTAATTTTTTGGGACCAGCTATTGCTATGTTGTTTGGGATTTTTATTTTTGGTTCTTCTTCAACCCCTCCAATAGATGTTAAGTTACCTATACTTTTTGATGGAATTTTAGATAAAAAATCTTTTATATTTCAGATTTTTGGAAAAAGATACTCACTTTACATAGCAATAATATGTGTCATTCTTTTCCATATTATATTTAAATATACTAAAATTGGGCTTAGAATTAAAGCTAGCGGTGAAGACCCAGAGGTTTTAGAATCTCTTGGAGTGAATGTAGTGATGATTAGGGTTTTTTGTGTGTTTTTGAGTGGTTTATTTGCAGGAGTTTCGGGAGCAGTGGTCTCTACTGTAATTACCTCAAGTTATATGCAAGGAATTATAGGTGGACAGGGTTTTATTGCTATTGTTATGCTAATTTTTGGTAAATGGAGGCCTTTTGGCATTTTAATGGGTAGTTTTTTATTTTCTTTTGTAAGAACTTTAGTTGTTGTTGTGTCTCAAGTTTCCTTTTTCTCTTTAATAGTATCTCCTAAGGTGTTGATTATTTTGCCCTATGTTGTTGTGATTTTAAGTCTTATGTTTTTTTCAAAAAAGAACTATGCTCCTAAGTCTTTAGGTTTGCCCTATAAACAAGATTAA